The Dioscorea cayenensis subsp. rotundata cultivar TDr96_F1 chromosome 11, TDr96_F1_v2_PseudoChromosome.rev07_lg8_w22 25.fasta, whole genome shotgun sequence genomic interval GCCGCTCCGCCTTCGACGTCGTCAACCTCACCGGCCCAACTCCTCACCGACCCCAGCCTCGACCAAGTCTATCTCCTTGTCCGCCTCTCCGCCGCCGGCTTTGTCGAGACCAGTCCAACCTCCTCATCGGCCCCATCCCCGACCAAGTCGGTATCCTGGTCCGCCTCTCCACCTTCAACGTGGTTGACCTCCAGGAAAAAATCAGATCATCGGAGAAAAAACGACAGCGGGAAAAAATCATATCTTGTTGAAAAACTTCAGGTATGTGCTCTTCATTCATTTCATCTCATGGTCTCATCTATTCTCCGTTTTCCCCTTGTCTGTTTATATGTTGTTAGGATTTCGCTTTgactttattattaataagaaaTGCAAAATATTGGTTCAAGTTCACAAACTAATCATTGGAGATTGTTTTAAAACCATTTTTCTGAaaacatttttctcattttttttttgctgtttTTAGAGAATGCTAGTATCACATTAGATAAAATGTACCCCATTTCTTAAAAAACTTATTAAACCTGTATTTTAAAGCTTCATGGtaatatgcttatatatatatatatatatataattggattttatttttataaatcttatcAATGGGatgtatatttaaattatatgtttgtTGGGATTAAAAATCTTATCTTGGGGTTTAAGTATTTGGACCagagacctttttttttttttttaagattctCTATTAAATAGATTCtatgttatttataaattatataatatcatgatataaaaacaatatttacatatgtttctaactgacatatatatatatatatatattaagttttaaaatttatttaaatgtcaCTATTAAGATGTATGAATATATAACAATGTTATGAAAAGAATATGTTGAAGCATTATGTTCTAAtaaacatatgttttatttttaacccTTGTTTTGTGAAACAATTGTTACAAACatgttttctaaaaatttagggaaaagttaaaaataaaaataagttttgtgtgtgtgtagttCTCCAAACAAGAATGTCTTTGTTCTTTCATAAAGGACTATACTAGGCATTGATTCTGAGCTTAAGTACTAATAAGAAACATAGTATGGTTTGTTAGGATATATTTGgctaacaaaattttaattagcaGCATTGGTAAAATTTGTTGGAATATTAACTATTGTATaggatgaaatttttttcctcaATTATAATTGTATCTATTTTTACTTGTAAAGCTGTTGGAAGCATGCAAAACTTCATAATTTCCTAACATAAGCAATATGCAGCTTAGCCTGGTTTAGTTTGATTGGTTTCTGTATTTTTATGCATTCTTGAATTGGatctaattttgaattttttaacttTTCCATACAATCTTAAATTTCTTCTTGCTCTCGAGATAGATTATATGCTCATGTTTTTGTTAGTGAGTCATGTTTGAATGATCACACCTATTTATTTTAAGTATACATTGATTCACTTTGAGATGTAAGATGAGCTTTATAAACTCttaatatatattctatttGTTTTCTCTATACATATCATCTAATAACCTGTATTTTGAGGGGGTTTGGGGGATTGGGACATGATCTTATGTTCTTAAAATGTGGGAATTAGACGATCAGCTCGaaaattttaatgatatttttaaaaagtatataatcatatattttatttgaaaatggcattataaatttataattaataattaatgatatattttaattttaataaatttatttagttatctGGCTCATTCTGTGAACTTGTTATCTcacattatatattaattttttatgttcaacAAATTGTATAATTTATTACTTACATGATAATAATTCTCTATCTTGGGTTGGAATTACTTATAAGTTTAtatttagttaatatttttttttaatgtgaagaGGTTTAGACTCCAACCATGGAAAAGATAGTGTGTTGGTATTCTGTGTTATTTGGTGAACctttgaattaaatataagttgtgtatcaatttattaaatatcagtCTCCATGGTTGTTGAATTTGATGTGtggctaataataataataataagataattaagatttttttttttggaagtaCATGATAAAATTGATAGTAAAAATGTAATTCTTAATTACTTTACAAtgtaacttaaaaaattatcgTTTGTAAAAATGTAATTCTTAATTTCTTTTGCCATAGATTTGTTCTTTTGGCGTCTCTATAAACAAGATAGGATAGTGACAATTGACTGTGTTTCATGTCTTTGCACATCAGTACTACTGAGTGTGTTTCATGTCTTCATACATTTCAAACATAatcttattgtgtttttttaaatatatgctCACAGCTTAGATGGACAATATGGAAGGACTCCAACTATATTATTTAATGTCCATATGTTATATATTCCTACTGAACGTCATGATTGCTTCATATGCAATAAAACGGAGCAATATACGAAATAGTATGGTCCAACACGAGATTGAGAGTTCAATGGTTTGTTTTGGtgtttgaagtttatatatttGGTTTCATTAGTTGTTATTTATGGTTTACGATTTCAgtttctagtttttttctttgtaatacATATTCTACATCATTTGCACCACCTTTGCTAATTGGTTCATATTCTAATTCAtgtcatgaatttttttatttttccttaaatGGTTTAgaatattcatgtttattattatcaaaGCTATTATCATACTTTATTGTCTTCAGCCTTTGCAAAGATGGAAATTGGAGAATCTCAACATAGGGGAAGGGGGCAAAACAAACATTATTGGACTATAGAAGAAGATAAGGCCCTAATTGAAACCTTAGTTGAGCTATCCACAGATGCTTTATGGCGGAGTGAGAATGGATTTTGAAATGAATACTTATTTCAGTTGGAGAGAATGATTAAGGCGAAAATTCCACATACTACACTGAAGGCCGCGCCAAACATTGAGTCTCGAGTGAAACTATTAAGGAGACAGACTACAGCTATTGCCGATCTTCTATGCATTAGTGGCTTCGTTTGGAACCACGAAAATAGCACAATTGCGTGTGAGAAAAACTCATATGACGAATATGTCAaggtaattataattaaatttcattaactAATAAATGcctttatttattacttttgatgttaactttctttattattgtaatGTAGAATCACAAAGAAGCTGCCGGCCTTTATGGGAAATCTTTTCCCTTTTTCAATGAACTTGCCCCTGTCTTCACAAAAGATCGAGCCCATGGTAATGCAAGGGGTGACTTTGGGGATGATGCAACTCagtatatgcatgaaaacactAGTTTTGAGGAGAATACGGAGCCCTCTCAAATTCCAAGCGatgatttttttgcatttgcGCAAGAACCTGTTGACCCATCATCACCCATGACTTCAGAAAATAATGTCTCGACGACATCTAAACGccgaaaaagaaaagatgttgCCAATGACCCAACTCTCGAGGTAATTTCTGAAAAAATAGCACAATTTATGGAGGTAGTTGGGCATGGACTAAAGGCGATAGCAGATTGCACGCTTCGGAATGCCGAAATTGTTGCTCTCATGGAAGCGTCCCGCAAAGAggttgatgaaaagaaaaaagaatttgaagaaaggaaaaaattacTTAATGAAGTCGTTTTCAACATTGATGGGTTATCGGAGCATGAAGCACTAGTTGTAATACAGTTTTTGCgaagagatgaaaataaacttgaCATGTTTTGGGACTTGCCGGATGATAGGAAGCTACGTTTTTATCGTTTGATTTTAGCGAGGATGTCATTTCAGTCACCTAACATGTAAGCCTCATATGCATACATGTTGTTTTAGGTTTGGTGATTGTGTGGTTGTGGATTTTTGATTATGGACTTTGCTAGTACTTGACTTATGTGGAActtattgataagtgtctaaatgtagatgttttcatgcatatatcgtattcactttgcatgtattttgtgaggtttgatgcccgttttgcgcttaatcgtctattatttgctttgtagggcacaaggaagccatggagaacaagaagatatcatttgggcgaaaagagaagaaaacaggaatttcatactacccccatactacccagtatgggggccgatGCATCTATGCAGAtggattgttttggagtgtctgcccagatttccatactacccaatatgggggccgtatgcaccccgtatggatcgctgaatctagggtttttgggtgctatactgacccccatacgacccagTATGCCctcgggggtataaataccaacttttagggacGGAAAAAGGGGACTTTTTTGGTTGTccccttttcttggccgacttttgggagagcacttgggagtttttgggcgaccttggggaggagaagaagggcaaggaagctagaagatcatccaagcccaaggtccaagattctcaaggcaagaaggcaacatcattcaaggggagatctatcacgatttgaaggaaggagacccgcggctagaggaagcgtcatttggcattcctttggcggggaaagcgtcattcggcacattcttcacctcctcctccaccatttcatctagggagtgtcatttatgcttttgtttcatgttttgcttgttgtgggatgatgacacactagagccccaaggccaccgggtgttggtgaaccttggagggggttttatcatgtatgttggatgataacttgttaatttcATGCTTGGATAATTTTGAggtttaatccattgttttcatgctaagtgctacactaaggagaaatccgtagctcttttatgagtgatgcatgtagatgtgacttgctcgcatgtattagatcatgaatggattagaaggggatacttgtatcatcacgtcgagaaatcgggtgtttggtagccctccatgtaggtttaatccgaagaagagtaggtttaatcctaagtgagatttcctcgtactcaatgcaatcgtaggaatgtagatttggaagaaatttctatctatgttcgtatgggattagggttcaatcgctgagaaattggggttgttctaatcttggaatctcatggtccattttacccttgcatctttagatcatcatccatgttgtatgataacccctcaaggggatcctcatccataggcctttgcatctcattgattttcttgcttgcttattgcttattctctctaatttggtcataatctcgttttagctttaattacatttagtagagtaaaaatccatcacttgagatcttaggctagataatagctcgagaaggagtaataggagatctttagccccatggaatacgatcctcgcgtcttcacgcgaggtattacttggtaatcccgtacacttgcggggaagcaatcacttATGTTTATTGTTTGTAATCTAGTTGTATTATGACTACTTGGTGATGTATTGTTTTATGACTACTAGGTAATGGAGTGGAATTATGTTATTTTGGACCATGGTAAGTTGTTATTGTGATAATTGTTAtttcatatgtttattttgtttctccATTCACAGATGTACTAGtaaatgagaaaatatttaCATTTGTAAATGAGAAAATATCCATCATGTCTATTAcatatgtattatttaattataataagaatTTCATATGAGCAATAGTTGTGAAAATAAATTtggttaaaatgaaatattacttttatcgattgataaacaatattaaacataatttcaacaataataaatttgtaaaataattaattctaataattatttattctaaaaatataaaaaggaaattatttaatatttattttaatgataaaaagaaattatttaatgattaacagaaattaattattttaaataattaattataaaaattataaattataaatatttatttatatgtacttattatataaaaagttttCATTACTTATATTGAGGGCATTAAAGTCATTTACATACAATTCTCTATCTTACTTTTTTCATTCccaatattttattctttcaaaCCAAACAACTTTTTAATTCCCATTACTATTACCATTATCATTccattaccattcctattccgtggATCCAAACAGACTCTGAGTTTCATTCCAATAGTACCCGTTCTTTCCATCTAGTGCCCACATAAAGTAAAAAACACATGGGTGGCTAAACGTGGGTAGTTGTTTTAGATCTCCACATCTTTTACATTCATATAATTAGttgaattatgtattttttttattaattacaatGCCCTGTACTTTATTCTCTATCAAGTAGTCATCATCGTCTAATTAAATTTCTTGATAACAATattatttgcaacaaattttaaatattagtgtaatgaaaatagaaaaaaaatgataaaataaaaattaggtaGAATTATAAAGCCAActcttttttgttgtttctccaaaaaaaaaatacacaatgtggtgcatttttaaaatataatattttaaaaaataaaaaatttaaatttagtagcagtatattaaaactaaactaaaaaatgcATAGTGGGTCAAGGTCGAGGAGTTTGCTTCTATAATCAAATGAGGTGTGAACTTTTGAAGTTTGATATACTCCTACTCCAAAAATACAATGATACCAAAACTTAGAATAAACTAAATTATTTTAGCTTTTGCTATTCACCATGACGCCCTTGATAGATGATTATCCTTTAACAATCGTTTTTGGCTGCCACatgaattctttatttttaagtaattattttctcttttgttttttaaggaTTCGCATATCATTTTATCGGATCCATATATTtacatcatatattttatttgtttttttgtcctatttatattaattttaatactctaataaaattatggttCATCCAtcttatcaaataataataacaataattttactCAAATAATAACCATGTTATACTACAAGGTTTAATagaaagataattaattattaattagcaTTGCAAGAAGGAGAGGATATGGTTTGAACTAAGAAAGAAATACAATCACAAGTTAATGGAGCGAACCATATCTATGTATAGGCTAGCGGCCCAAACCCATATACTATTTAACAATTCAGCCCAGCCCATTAACAACTAAGTGGACGGTAAGCTCACCGCGAGTGACCACCCAATTTAGTCGTAGTACTAGTACTAGCGCTCAACTCTGAAACACTTCATCTCTTCTCCCTGGATCTCACTCTCTAGGGTTTTTCTCCATCTCGTCTCCTTGAAGCTCCATCAATGGGAGCGATCAAGGCCGATCCATCCTCCAAAGCCCCGATCGCCTCCTCTCCCTACTCCTTCTTCCCCTTCCTTAAAGCCCTACGCTTGAAGACCAAGCAGCAGGAGCTCCTCCTCCGTGCCTCCGCGCTATGCCTCATCTACGTCCTCGCCTTCGCCATCCGCCTATTCTCAGTACTCCGCTACGAATCCATGATTCACGAATTCGATCCCTACTTCAATTACCGCACCACCCTCTTCCTCACTCGCAATGGCGCTCTCGAATTCTGGAATTGGTTTGATTCTGAGTCTTGGTACCCTCTCGGTCGGATCATTGGCGGCACACTTTTCCCTGGCCTCATGGTCACCGCCGCCGCGATCTATAAGACCCTGCATTTCCTCCGATTCGCTGTACATATCCGTGAGGTTTGCGTGCTTACTGCCCCCTTCTTCGCTTCCAACACTGCTATCGTTGCGTATTTCTTTGGCAAAGAGGTTTGGGACTCCGGCGCTGGGCTGGTTGCCGCTGCTTTGATCGCCATCTGCCCCGGTTACATCTCCCGCTCCGTCGCTGGGTCGTATGACAATGAGGGAGTCGCAATCTTTGCCCTTTTGTTGACTTTCTATCTGTTTGTGAAAGCTGTGAACACGGGATCGTTGGCCTGGGCGTTGGCATCGGCTTTTGGGTACTTCTATATGGTGTCAGCTTGGGGAGGCTATGTTTTCATTATCAATCTCCTGCCGCTCTATGCTCTGGTGCTTCTGGTGACGGGAAGGTATTCGATGAGACTCTATGTGGCGTATAATTGTATGTATGTGCTTGGGATGTTGCTGGCGATGCAGATCAGATTCGTTGGTTTCCAACATGTGCAGTCCGGGGAGCATATGGCTGCCATGGGCGTGTTTTTCTTGATGCAGGTTCGGTTTCAATCCCTGTTTTGTGCTTCATTGgttttgctgattttttttttttttaagagtattatttgcattgctggATTAGACTTGTCAAAAAGGTGTGTTTTTTTAGCCTAAAATGGCGGCTTAAAGGTGCAATGTTTAGAAAGACGTGTTAAAACATTGTAATGTATGGGTGTTGGTCTGATTTGCCTCTCGTGCGGGAAGATCCACCACTGAAGTACCTGGTTTTCATTGCATTTAGATGTTTAAGTTGAACTTGTACTGATAATGTGAATTCTTGTTGTGCTATATGTTGTGGTTCTCATTTAAAACCTGTAAATCTAACATGGAGTCTTTTTTCAGgtgttttactttttagactGGGTGAAATATTTACTGAATGATCCTAAACAATTTCATGCCTTTCTGAGAATTACTTTAACTTGTGCCATAAGTGTGGGTGCTCTCGCTCTTGGAGTTGGGACGGCATCTGGTTATATCTCTCCATGGACTGGCCGCTTTTATTCCTTGCTTGATCCAACTTATGCTAAGGACCACATACCCATCATTGCATCTGTTTCAGAGCATCAACCAACAGCGTGGTCAtctttcatgtttgatttccATATTCTCTTGTTTCTATTTCCAGCTGGCCTGTACTTCTGCTTTAAGCGATTGTCAGATGCAACAATATTTCTAGTCATGTATGGTCTTACTAGCATGTATTTTGCTGGTGTGATGGTTCGATTAATTCTTGTTGCTACACCTGCTGTTTGCCTCATCAGCGCTATTGCAATATCTGCGACCATAAAAAATCTCACATCTCTACTACGCACAAAGAGTAAGGCGTTACAGTCAAGTGTCAGTAAAGGAGCAGCTAGTCTGAAGGCATCAGCTAAGGTAAGGAATCACATTTTGCAGCATGTTGTTCGCATCGGTGTGGattcttttaattctttattcATCTTTGACAATGCAAATTTGGGGTTTCGTTGGACATTGCATAATTGGCATTCAGTGATATTATTTAGGGACCCTTTTTTTATGATGGTCGGTTGCTTTCAATAGCTAATTCTTCTGTGCCTAAACTggaaatatatattatcctaGATCCTGTGGACATTCTGCTGGCTAGCATGTTTGAATTATAATTCTTTATTTAGCTGAGATATTTCAAATGTTACTTTAAGTTTATTAAAAGCTGTAAACATCACTCTTGAAAAGCACTTAATGTTTTGCTTCAAATGCTCTTTTGACCTTTTCACTTAATTGaagtttttgttaaaaatactCCAATAAAGTTATTTTATAAGTAGCCCAGCCAAGCGGGCATGTTCTCATTGCctcatttgttttcattgtttaatggATGTTTGAAGTCCCATAATACTTTAGATAAGTATAAGCTTTGTACATGTAATTATGAGGTGGTTTTGTCAAGTCTATGGTTTATGATCTTTTTTCATTAGAGAAAGCTGGCAATAAATGGGCTGATTAATGCATGGAAGTGATTTTCTAGCTAATATGCCATTCTAGGAGACCATTCTCTTTATTGGCCATACCTGACCAATTTGGGCTGGATTTTCTTACCTTTTATGTTAGGTTGCTCAGGTTGGTGATTTTAGTACAGTATTTACAACGTTGTCCTCTTTATCGTTCaatgatttaaataattttgtttatgtgATATCTATGCCTATCATTCTTAATCtgttatttatttgatgaataTTAAGTCTGATTCAGGAAGGTTGTTAATTggtgctattatttttttgggcGCGTATCATTCatgggtttttattaaaagatatgCTTAAAATTTGTCTAATCTATGTGGATCTGACTTTAACCTGCTTTCCTGGCAGGCTTCATTTGACCAGGCTCTGCCCTTCCAAAAAAATGGAGCTATTGCTTTGCTCTTTGGCGCCTTTTATCTACTCAGTAGATATGCCATACATTGTACTTGGGTCACATCTGAGGCTTATTCATCTCCTTCTATAGTCTTAGCTGCACGAGGTGCTCATGGTGGCAGGGTAATTTTTGATGACTACCGTGAAGCATACTTCTGGCTTCGTCAAAATACCCCTCAGGATGCCAAAATCATGTCATGGTGGGACTATGGTTACCAAATTACTGCCATGGGAAATAGAACAGTGATTGTTGACAATAATACTTGGAACAATACACATATTGCCACTGTTGGCCGTGCCATGTCATCATATGAAGATGAGGCTTATGAGATAATGCAGTCACTTGATGTGGATTATGTCCTTGTTGTGTTTGGAGGTGTTACTGGTTATTCTTCTGATGATATCAATAAGTAAGAGTCTAGTTCTAATTTGCATGTGTTTCTTTATGCATTTGCAACCTCCCACAtgtattttaattgaatttgtaAGCTATCATTGAGCCATTTTTTTCTCACACAACCTGTGTGTTCATGCCCCTGCTGATATTTGGTTCATTTTGGCAGATTTCTGTGGATGGTGCGTATTGGCGGTGGAGTTTTCCCAGTGATAAAGGAACCTGATTATCTTGTTAATGGTGAATATCGTGTTGATAAGGGGGCGGCACCAAAAATGTTGAATTGCCTTATGTAAGTATTGATTATTGGTGATTGTTGTGAACTTTGTGATAAAAAATTGCTTAGTACAGTTTTTTTATCCTGTCATCTTTGGCTAGATCAGTACATAGATaggcaaaataaataaatagagtaCTTGTACGTGCTATTTAGGTGATATTAAGGATGACAGATCTCTCATCTGTAGCATCTACTTGGTAggtatctattttttttccaagcttggttttgtttttttaataaaaaaatcttgccCCGTAGTCCATCATCAtctgttattattttttcaattactaGACCTGCTGTCTGCTCTGTGATATTGTGAGCTGCTAGTATCTTATTATCACCTTCGTGAACAGGTACAAGCTTTCTTACTATCGCTTTGGTGAGCTGACAACAGAATATGGGAAGCCACCTGGGTAAGTTGggtgatatttattattttggtcaTTTATATTTGGCAAATATAACTCAGCAAACTAACAAAGAGAATGCTATAAAGATGtttctgttcttttttataaatataacataTTACAGTGGCTTGCTAGTGCTCTCCTTCAGAGCCACCCCTATGGTTTTTACCATAACTGTGTCAGTTGAAGAATAGGTATCATCTAGTGAAAATAAtcaattgattttatttgttgtttatcaTTGGTGATTCTTTAACAACTTATTCTactgttttattctttttttcctttatggTTTTTCCTCCCACCCTGACATGTCTTTTGTGGTTTCTTTTCTGATTGGAATATTAGATGCATTGAGCatgcatttaaaatttttgcttATCATGTAAATGAAGCAGGCTGACGTTACTCCTTTATCCCACTTTGACCAAGTTTACTTCTTAACAATATTATTTCATCAAAAGTTAAATGAAGCTTGTAGTCATGCTTGACCTTGACAAAATGTGTTTCCTGTTTTCATGTGGTTAGTAAAGATTTATGGAACAAATAATGGTGCCACGGTCCAATTCATTAAATTTTACTTGTATTTGTTGCTGGTTATGATGAATTCCATTCAAATGGAAAACATACCACTTGGAGGTATATTAATAAAGTGGAATATGATTATTGCCTGAATGCAATCAAGACGCCAAACTTCATGcgcaattattgttttgatttcaagTCATAATTGTATTGCAGATATGACCGTGCAAGAGGAGTCGAAATTGGTAATAAAGATGTGAAGCTTGAATACTTGGAGGAGGCCTTTACAACATCAAATTGGATTGTTCGTATCTACAAAGTTAAGCCTCCAAAGAACCGTTGGTGAACAATCGTTTAATAAGAGCCTGCATTTCTGGGGGACAGTATCTGAGAGATGTTGCGAGGCTAATTTGGTGCAAAATGCAATCACTTATATTTGATAAAGAGGAATCTGATAGTAGTTGTGGTCTTAGGTCAGGCTGGTTCAGTAATTAAACTTTAGTTGCTTGAGGACCGATTTTCCAGAGCGGCTGGCATGATCTTTttgtttagaatgctagaatgctATTGCATGGCTTATACCTAAGTTATGCTCTTTCTTGGGGTATGCTTTTAGTGCAAATTAGCGAAATTGTATCACTGTGACAGTTAAATACAAGCATGTTTCCTTCTTTCAAAATTGGCTCTCTATTGAAACTGTTTGATCTTTGGCAGGAAGTGTGCTTGTGGTTCCTGCAGGTGGCTGCGTCAGGTTTGTTACAGATTGCATTTTTAAACCTTGTTAAGATGAATGCTATTTTACAGGACACAAAtagtttatttgaatttttatataggatttgtaattttgttttggaaacTTATAGTTGTAAAATTTAATCTCATGATCTATGATTTTaggaatataatatttaaaatgcCTTTAAAAATGACAATTATATACATAACTTAAAATAGTCGCCTAAGAACCACTCTTTACACTTATTCTCCCAAAGAGTATACCCTTTTTTCCTTATTCCAAATATTCCTCTCCACTGCGTTATGTAGTTGGCCATGGAATCCCTGCACATCTTATGGTGATTTAAAATGGCTGTTGATCTTGGAATGCAAATTACTTGCTAAGCTGAAAGCATTTGCCAAATTTGTCATTGTTTATACAGAGGTGTGAAGGTAATGCAGCTCCCAACTTTTTGATCCTTATAATTAGCTATATT includes:
- the LOC120272097 gene encoding dolichyl-diphosphooligosaccharide--protein glycosyltransferase subunit STT3B encodes the protein MGAIKADPSSKAPIASSPYSFFPFLKALRLKTKQQELLLRASALCLIYVLAFAIRLFSVLRYESMIHEFDPYFNYRTTLFLTRNGALEFWNWFDSESWYPLGRIIGGTLFPGLMVTAAAIYKTLHFLRFAVHIREVCVLTAPFFASNTAIVAYFFGKEVWDSGAGLVAAALIAICPGYISRSVAGSYDNEGVAIFALLLTFYLFVKAVNTGSLAWALASAFGYFYMVSAWGGYVFIINLLPLYALVLLVTGRYSMRLYVAYNCMYVLGMLLAMQIRFVGFQHVQSGEHMAAMGVFFLMQVFYFLDWVKYLLNDPKQFHAFLRITLTCAISVGALALGVGTASGYISPWTGRFYSLLDPTYAKDHIPIIASVSEHQPTAWSSFMFDFHILLFLFPAGLYFCFKRLSDATIFLVMYGLTSMYFAGVMVRLILVATPAVCLISAIAISATIKNLTSLLRTKSKALQSSVSKGAASLKASAKASFDQALPFQKNGAIALLFGAFYLLSRYAIHCTWVTSEAYSSPSIVLAARGAHGGRVIFDDYREAYFWLRQNTPQDAKIMSWWDYGYQITAMGNRTVIVDNNTWNNTHIATVGRAMSSYEDEAYEIMQSLDVDYVLVVFGGVTGYSSDDINKFLWMVRIGGGVFPVIKEPDYLVNGEYRVDKGAAPKMLNCLMYKLSYYRFGELTTEYGKPPGYDRARGVEIGNKDVKLEYLEEAFTTSNWIVRIYKVKPPKNRW